The Pirellulimonas nuda genome includes a region encoding these proteins:
- a CDS encoding adenylosuccinate synthase, with protein MAGVCVIGLQWGDEAKGKIVDLLTPRHDLVVRYQGGANAGHTVVVGDEVYKLSLLPSGILTPGVTSLIAGGVVLNPAKAIEELDELAGRNVDCSGLRMSDRAHVIFPWHFAEDRLMDHVSGDGERGEGEERTEGEKIGTTGRGIGPCYRDKVGRTYAVRLGDLYRPNLKQRIEHIAAAKNKSLAALDDSGQFEPLDPQAIYNQYAAFAERLKAHVCDATELLLTALESGKRVLFEGAQGALLDVDHGTYPYVTSSNSSGVGVCNGAGAPPQQVQKVIGVVKAYSTRVGGGPFPTEQDNATGQYLRDRGNEYGTVTRRPRRCGWLDAVALRYTARLSGVTSIAVMLVDVLSGLDELKICTAYEINGKQTKVFPSHVDDLRQAKAVYETLPGWKEEVTHCTSYDQLPKNAHAYLDRIAELVGAPVGLVSVGPGRAQTMILDESIA; from the coding sequence GTGGCGGGCGTTTGTGTTATCGGCCTGCAATGGGGCGACGAGGCGAAGGGGAAGATTGTCGACCTCTTGACCCCCCGGCACGACCTGGTGGTCCGCTACCAGGGGGGCGCCAACGCGGGGCATACCGTGGTGGTGGGAGACGAGGTCTACAAGCTCTCGCTGCTCCCCTCGGGCATCCTCACCCCCGGGGTCACCAGCCTGATCGCCGGCGGCGTGGTGCTGAACCCCGCCAAGGCGATCGAAGAGCTCGACGAGCTGGCCGGCCGCAACGTCGACTGCTCCGGGCTGCGGATGAGCGACCGGGCGCACGTGATCTTCCCCTGGCACTTCGCCGAAGACCGCCTGATGGATCATGTGTCGGGCGATGGCGAACGCGGCGAAGGCGAGGAGCGCACCGAGGGTGAAAAGATCGGCACCACCGGACGCGGCATCGGCCCCTGCTACCGCGACAAGGTGGGCCGCACCTACGCCGTCCGGCTGGGCGACCTGTACCGCCCCAACCTGAAGCAGCGGATCGAGCACATCGCCGCGGCGAAGAACAAGTCGCTGGCGGCGCTGGATGATTCTGGCCAGTTCGAGCCCCTCGACCCGCAGGCCATCTACAACCAGTACGCGGCGTTCGCAGAGCGGCTCAAGGCGCACGTCTGTGACGCCACCGAGCTGCTGCTTACCGCGCTCGAGTCGGGCAAGCGCGTGCTGTTCGAGGGCGCCCAAGGGGCGCTGCTCGATGTCGACCACGGCACCTACCCCTACGTCACCAGCAGCAACAGCTCCGGCGTCGGCGTGTGCAACGGCGCGGGGGCGCCGCCGCAGCAGGTGCAGAAGGTGATCGGCGTCGTGAAGGCCTACTCCACCCGCGTCGGCGGGGGCCCCTTCCCCACCGAGCAAGACAACGCCACCGGCCAGTACCTACGCGACCGCGGCAACGAGTACGGCACCGTCACCCGCCGCCCACGCCGCTGCGGCTGGCTCGACGCGGTGGCGCTACGCTACACCGCGCGGCTGAGCGGCGTGACCTCAATCGCTGTGATGCTGGTCGACGTGCTCAGCGGGCTGGACGAGCTGAAGATCTGCACCGCCTACGAGATCAACGGCAAGCAGACCAAGGTCTTCCCAAGCCACGTTGACGACCTCCGCCAAGCCAAGGCGGTCTACGAGACGCTGCCGGGCTGGAAGGAAGAAGTCACCCACTGCACCTCGTACGACCAACTGCCTAAGAACGCCCACGCCTACCTCGACCGCATCGCCGAGCTGGTGGGCGCGCCGGTCGGCCTGGTGTCGGTCGGCCCCGGCCGGGCGCAGACGATGATCTTGGACGAATCCATCGCCTGA
- a CDS encoding YcxB family protein, with product MTEPNPYQSPAPAGAYTPPRVEAIEPPVTVRVQEDEDMIAITVDRVLKYDATYRSTVAAQRSRQLMYAFLTGAVGVAAWAPDRKSMALSVFLVGLSIRYLIGAAFTWRRLKRAITQQTIARIERCKNSPQDGAYSLTLQYEGVRIARPNVSSEMRWGYFCGVRRTDEFLFLERGEGDDITIPARAFHDEAAFEAFCDLARRLWENHRPERAMEPEASAPGVRRETPPGANASGSIQS from the coding sequence ATGACCGAGCCCAACCCCTACCAGTCGCCGGCGCCCGCGGGCGCCTACACGCCGCCGAGGGTCGAGGCGATCGAGCCGCCGGTGACGGTGCGAGTGCAGGAAGACGAGGACATGATCGCGATCACGGTCGATCGCGTCCTAAAGTACGACGCTACCTATCGAAGCACAGTTGCGGCTCAGAGGAGTCGACAACTGATGTATGCGTTCCTGACAGGGGCCGTCGGTGTTGCGGCCTGGGCGCCCGATCGAAAATCGATGGCTCTCTCGGTTTTTCTAGTAGGGTTGTCGATCCGCTATTTGATCGGAGCGGCGTTCACTTGGCGACGACTAAAACGTGCGATCACGCAGCAGACGATCGCAAGAATTGAGCGTTGCAAGAACTCCCCACAAGACGGTGCGTACTCGCTCACGCTCCAATATGAGGGAGTGCGCATCGCCCGGCCCAATGTCTCATCAGAGATGCGTTGGGGCTATTTCTGCGGCGTGCGCCGCACGGACGAGTTCTTGTTTCTGGAACGTGGAGAAGGCGACGACATCACGATCCCCGCCCGCGCCTTCCACGACGAGGCCGCCTTCGAGGCCTTCTGCGATCTCGCGCGGCGGTTGTGGGAGAACCACCGCCCAGAAAGAGCGATGGAGCCGGAAGCGTCAGCGCCCGGAGTGCGTCGCGAGACGCCTCCGGGCGCTAACGCTTCCGGCTCCATCCAGAGCTGA
- a CDS encoding ABC transporter permease, with protein MNRAGVILALACLVGLLASGLAPRSAGLMQSSLALAAAVCVLAMPLGVALAVLVWKTDAPGARWGAALLIAQLFLPIQLHAAGWMAAFGFDGWWTLAHASDQPADPLLAGFWGAVWVHAMAAVPWIAVITGAGLRAVDAQLEEAALPVMSGPQVLMRVSLRMAAPAAAAALLWTCVVVGGEMTVTDLFQVRTFAEEVYTQSVLGAFDPAAGDDPASRALYAQSPNLTGLLLGLALLTLLAAAALLIGGVLMTRSDDETRPPWRLRLGPLRWVAGAAAASLLAVQIGAPTANLVYQAGVSSYRVEDAASPEKVAWRRSWSAGKAAEMVAAAPWRMRRELGRSLTLGAATATAAAVLGAVLAYALRSAAWRGAAGAAIALGLAAPGVLIGIALVRVFNQPWDSPLWPLTWLYDHTSIAPWLAHVIKATPIAALVLWPAFGSAPSAVLEAAELDGASPWRRLFRVLLPMRPAALAAAWLAALAVSLTELPATILLPGAQTLTVRLFNLLHYGVEDQAAGVCLFQMLLFGGLAAVTMRFWNSRGTMGNPKDEIRNPKQA; from the coding sequence ATGAATCGTGCCGGTGTCATCCTCGCCCTGGCGTGCCTGGTCGGTCTGCTCGCCAGCGGGCTGGCGCCCCGTTCGGCCGGGCTGATGCAGAGCAGCCTCGCCCTGGCCGCGGCGGTCTGCGTGCTCGCGATGCCCCTCGGCGTGGCGCTGGCGGTGCTGGTCTGGAAGACCGACGCGCCGGGCGCCCGCTGGGGCGCGGCCTTGCTGATTGCGCAGCTCTTTTTGCCGATCCAACTGCACGCCGCCGGCTGGATGGCGGCGTTTGGCTTTGACGGCTGGTGGACCCTCGCCCACGCGTCCGACCAACCCGCGGACCCGCTGCTGGCGGGCTTCTGGGGCGCCGTGTGGGTGCACGCCATGGCGGCCGTGCCGTGGATCGCGGTCATCACCGGCGCCGGGCTGAGGGCCGTGGACGCCCAGCTCGAAGAAGCGGCGCTGCCGGTGATGTCGGGCCCGCAGGTGCTGATGCGGGTGTCGCTTCGCATGGCGGCGCCGGCGGCGGCCGCGGCGCTGCTGTGGACCTGCGTGGTGGTTGGCGGAGAGATGACCGTGACCGACCTGTTCCAGGTGCGTACGTTTGCCGAGGAGGTCTACACGCAGTCGGTGCTGGGGGCGTTCGACCCGGCCGCGGGCGACGACCCCGCGTCCCGCGCGCTCTACGCGCAGTCGCCCAACCTCACGGGGCTGTTGCTGGGCCTCGCGTTGCTGACGTTGCTGGCCGCCGCGGCGTTGTTGATCGGCGGCGTGCTGATGACGCGTAGCGACGACGAGACGCGTCCCCCCTGGCGGCTGCGGCTGGGCCCCCTGCGGTGGGTCGCGGGCGCGGCCGCCGCGTCGCTGTTGGCGGTGCAGATCGGCGCGCCGACCGCGAATTTGGTCTACCAGGCGGGGGTCTCTTCTTACCGAGTCGAAGACGCGGCCTCGCCCGAGAAGGTCGCCTGGCGGCGGAGCTGGTCGGCCGGCAAGGCGGCCGAGATGGTCGCGGCGGCGCCCTGGCGGATGCGGCGCGAACTGGGCCGGTCGCTGACGCTCGGCGCCGCGACCGCAACAGCGGCCGCCGTGTTGGGCGCGGTGCTGGCCTACGCGCTGCGATCGGCGGCTTGGCGGGGCGCGGCCGGGGCCGCGATTGCGCTGGGGCTGGCGGCGCCCGGGGTGCTGATCGGGATCGCGCTGGTCCGCGTGTTCAACCAGCCGTGGGACTCGCCGTTGTGGCCCCTTACCTGGTTGTACGATCACACGTCGATCGCCCCTTGGCTGGCGCACGTGATTAAAGCGACCCCGATCGCGGCGCTGGTGCTGTGGCCCGCCTTCGGCTCGGCCCCCTCGGCGGTGCTGGAGGCCGCGGAGCTCGACGGCGCCAGCCCCTGGCGCCGGCTATTCCGCGTGCTGCTGCCGATGCGGCCCGCGGCGCTAGCGGCGGCTTGGCTGGCGGCGCTGGCGGTTTCGCTGACCGAGCTCCCCGCGACGATCCTGCTGCCGGGCGCCCAGACCCTGACGGTCCGGCTCTTCAACCTGCTGCACTACGGCGTCGAGGACCAGGCCGCGGGCGTTTGCTTGTTCCAGATGCTGCTGTTCGGGGGCCTGGCGGCGGTCACGATGCGGTTTTGGAACTCCCGCGGTACCATGGGAAATCCGAAGGACGAGATCCGAAACCCAAAACAAGCATGA